The nucleotide window GCCAGGTCGGTCACGACCAGCGAGTAGTCGCCGGCGGCGGACACCGTGATGCAACGCGTGTCCGCGGTGAATCCGCCGGGCCCGTTCCATGCGTAGCCGTAGTTGCCGTCCGGCCCGCATAGCTCGACCGACGTGCCTTCGCAGGTCTCGGCCGGACCGGTGATGGAGCACACCGGGTTCGGATTGACCGTCAGCTCATGGCTGCCGTTGGCGGTGCACCCGTTGCCCAGATCGGTGACCACGAGGTTGTAGGTCCCCGCGACCCCGACGTTGATGCACCGGGTGTCGGCGCTGAAGCTGCCGGGTCCGGTCCATGCCCACGAGAAGTTGCCATCCGGCCCGCACAGCTCGGCCGTCTGGCCATCGCACACCGCGTCCTCACCGGTGATCGCGGCGACCGGGCTTCCGGTCACGGTCACGGTGAACTCGCAGGTCGACGAGTTTCCGCAGACATCCGTCCCCGTCATCGTCACCGTCGTGGTGCCGACGCCGAACACCGTGCCCGACGGAGGATCGAACACGATGGCCACCTGGCCGCCGCACGCATCCTCGCCACTGCCGGTGTAGGTGACGGTGTTCTGGCACTCACCCACCGTGATGTTGCCCGGGCAGGTGAGCACGGGAGCGGTGGTGTCGACGATGTGGATCGTCTGGCTGCAGGTCACCGAGAGGTCACAGTTGTCCTTCGCCGTCCAGGTGCGCGTCACGTCCTTGGCGTTGGGGCAGGTCTGTGACGGCGTCTCGACGTCGTTGAAGGTGATCGTCAGCTCGGCGTCGCAGTTGTCCGCGAACTGAGGCGTGCCGAAGCTCGGCGTCGCCGGGCACTCGATCGTCTCGTCCGCGGGGCACGACACCACCGTCGGCGCCGTCGTGTCATGGACCGTCAGCTTCTGGCTCGCCGTCGCCGCGTTGCCGCAGTCGTCGGTCGCCTTCCACGTCCGGTTGATCTCGTAGGTGCACGCCGTCGCCGACGGGCTCGAGTCGAGGATGGTGATCGACTCAGCCAGCAGCTCGATCGGCACGTTGGCATCGCACGCGTCGGAGGCGACCACGTTCTCGGGCGGCGGCGGAATGCTGCTGCACTCCACCGTCGCGTCCGCCGGCACGTTGCTGATCACCGGTGCGGTGGTGTCGACGACGTCGATCGTCTGGCTGGCGGTGGCCTGGTTGCCGCAGGCGTCCGTCGCCGTCCACGTGCGGGTCACCGAGTATTCGGCCGGGCAGTCGCCATTCGTCCGGACGTCCACGTAGTCGAGCGACGCCGCGCCGCAGTTGTCGCTCGCCGTCGGCTCGCTGAACGCCGGCGTGGCCGGGCACTCGATCGTTCCACCGGGACCGACGCCGGCGATCACCGGAAGCGTCGTGTCACTGACGTTGACGGTCTTGCTGCAGGTGCTGGGACAAGCCGTCGCGTCCGCGACCGTCAGGTTCACGGTGTACGAGGTGTTGCATCCCGTGGGAGCCACAATGGTCACACACTGGCCATTGGCCGCTCCCTGGATGGTCGCCCCGGTCACCGACCAGGAGTAGCTCGCGAGCCCTGGAGGCCCGCAGAACTCCTGGGTGGAGCTCGGGCACACCGGGCCATCGGGTCCGGTGATGCTGCAGGTCGGCCCGCCGTTCACGGTGAAGGTGTGCTCGCAGGTGATGCCGCCGTCGGCACCGGTCACCGTCACCTTGAGCGAGTAATAGCCGGCGGTGTTGCCGGCGTTGACGTCGACACAGGCGCCATTGGTGGCGCCCACGAACGAGGCTCCCGACGTATTGGCGGTGAACTCCCAGGCGTACGTCTTGGTCCCGCCAATGTTCGTGGTCACGCAATACTGGTTGGTCGTGCCCACGCAAGGCGTCGGCCCTGCGATCTCACAGCTGAAGACGGCATCGGCCTTGAGCGAGCGGTCCTGATTGCCGCCCTGGCCGTCCAGCGAGACGTTCCGCATGTGGTAGGGGGAACCGCCCGGGTGCGCCAGGCCATTCCACTCCTCCACCACCCCGATGTGTCCGCCCCAGGCAATGACCACCGTGGGCGCAGTCGAAGTGAAGGTGATCTTCATCTCGCTCTGCGCATGCGCGAGGTTGAGCGGATCCTGCGAGGTGTAGACGGCACCCGTGATGGTGCCGTTCCAGATCGTCAGCACCCGCTCGTTGGCAGGCAGCGCGTTGAAGCTGCTTGCCGGCATCCCGGCCACCGGCGTCCCCGCCGTGCTGGGAGGATCGATCGCGTACGTCGATGGCGCGCCGAAGCCCCCGCCCAGGCCGAGCAGTGGATCGACCGTTTCCGCGCTGTGCGCGGGGACGAACTGGTTATGCGGCTGCAACCGCTGGTAATGCGTCAGGTAGTCGAGGGCGGCGAGGTTCCCGTCCTTCGTGTCCCAACCGATGATCAGCTCGTGAGACCCGTTGGTCAGGTTCGTCATGACCATTCGGTAAGGGATCGAGTTTCCCTCGACGAAGTGTGAGTTCTCCGGGTTCAGGTTGCCGTTCACCCAGTCGACCGGATTGGTGGGGTTATCCGCCTCCTCGTTCCCACCTTGATCCAGGTTGGCGGCGGCATTGGCGAAGATCGTCGTCGCCGAACCGCTGGCCGTCCCGGTGGCGGTGAGCGTCACCTCCTGGCCGACCTGCTCCGCTTCCGCCGTGTACTGCGAGTTGGTGAACTCGCCGTTGGCGTCCGCGGTGGCCTGGAGCGTCGACGCATCGCCCGGTGTCACGGCGAGCGAGACCGATTCGCCGGATCGCCATCCTTGGCCGTGGATGACGACCCTTTCGCCGGGTACGTACACGGCCTTGTGGGTCGACACGCTCGCGGCGAACGCGGCGACCGGAAGTGCAATACAACAACAACAAGCGATCAGCAGCGTCGACAACCATCCGCTGACCCTAATGCGGGGCCTCATGAGCGACCTCCCTCTCGTGCTCGAGATGGGTGAACGGTGAACTGAGAGGCTCACCGAATGCTGCGGTGACGTGAACCGTTCGAGATCTTCCGCGTCGCGGTCGATCTCCCCAGCCGCGCGAGCGCTCCATGACGCACCCGTTGCGAACCGGTGGGCAGAGAATCAGGAACTTGGTGTGAGACGACTGAGGCTTCCGTGGCGGCCTTCCCTCAAAACGTCGCGAGGAATTGAATGTGCGCTGCGGTGCTCTCACGAGGGGGGGTGTGAGAACGCGGCTCCTGCTCCGTCACTAGGGGGACGACAAGCTGCGGGTGTTCGACGAAGCGACCGACGCGTCGCGCTGGGGGCGTGAAGTGACGGCCTTTTCTTCTAACCGAGGCAAGTTACCCGGTTGACCCGGGCCTGACAAGGGAATTGTCAACGAGACCCGGGACGGCCTCCACTCGGGGAGCCTGCGGCGAGGGGGACCGCTCTGGCGAGAGCCTGCTGGAGGTCGGCCCACAGGTCCTCGACGTCCTCGATCCCGATCGAGAGCCGGATCAGACCCTCCGGAATCCCGGCGCGCGCCCGGCCTTCCGGACCGAGCTGGATGTGGGAAGTGTGCGCCGGCAGGGAGGCCAGCGAATCCACGCTCCCCAGGCTGGGCGCGTGGGTGATCAGGCCGAGGGCTCCCATGGTCGCTGTCGCCGCCTCGGCTCCGCCGGCCAGATCGATCGCCAGCACCGGCCCGAATCCCATCTCCATCTGGCGCTTCGCGATGTCGTGTCCTGGATGAGGGGCGAGGCCGGGATAGAAGACGGTGCGGACCGCCGGATGACCGGCGAGCCGACGAGCGAGCTCGAGCGCATTGGCGTTCGCGGCCTGGACCCGCAGGGCCAGGGTCTTGAGGCTTCGCTCGATCTGCCACGCCACGCCGGGGTCGGGAACGGCGCCGAAGATCTTCCGCGTCCTCCAGATCGGCTCCATCGTCTTCTTCGGTCCGAGCGCGACTCCCGCCAGCAGATCGCTGTGACCTCCGATCGACTTGGTGGCGCTGTACAGCACCAGATCGGCGCCGTGCCGGAACGGCCGCTGGCCAAAGGGCGAGGCGAAAGTGTTGTCCACCGTGAGGCGCGCCTCGTGCCGGTGGGCCAGATCGGCGGCGCGCTCGAGGTCCACGATCATCAAGGTCGGATTGGTCGGGGACTCGACGTGGAAGATCCGGGTGCGGGGTTGGAAGGCCGTATCCCACTCTTCAGGCTTGCGGGCATCGACGAGCGACACGCTCCACCCGAATCGCCTGGCGCCCCATGACAGCAAGTCGTGCGTCCCGCCGTAACACTGATGGAGTGCGATGACGTGGTCGCCGGCCTCCAAATGGGTGAGGAAGACGGCGGCGATGGCGGCCATGCCCGAGGAGAACAGGAGGCCCATCTCGGCGCCTTCGAGACCGGCCAGCCGCTCCTCGACCGCGCGCAGCGTCGGATGTCCGTGGCGCTGGTAGAAGGCCCCCGCCGGACCCTTGGATTGCTCGGCGTTCATCGCGTCGAGGGAGTCGAAGCCGAAGGTCACCGAGTGGACGATGGGCGTGCTGGCGGGACCCGTCTGGCGCTTCTTCTCCCCGTGGACGGCGCGGGTTCGCACGCCTTGCGCGGGCGGCGGGCCTTTGCGTGAGCGGTCGGGCACGAATCCTCCTGTCGTCGGTGGCGACGTCGGCCACGGTGGGCTAGATTGCAGATCGGTGTCAACCCTCGCCTCCGCCCCTGCTCGAGGCGCCGTCGATCCTGCCTCGATTCACCGGCTGCTGATCGTGCGCCCTCGCTTCATCGGCGACATCTGCCTCACGCTCCCCACGCTCGACGCGGTCCGCCGCGCCTGCCCCTCGGCGCGCATCGGCTACCTGGTCGAAGAGGCGTGCGCCCCTCTGCTGAGCTCCGACCCGCGGATCGACGATCTGATCGTGAGCCGGAGACATGGAGGGGCCTGGGATGTCGTGGCGGCGATCCACCGCTTGCGTCCGCAGCTGGTGCTCGATCTGTTCTGCAACCCGCGCACCGCGATCTGGACCGCGCTCTCGGGCGCCACGATTCGGGTGGGTTACCCCGGCAAAGGGTGGCGCTCGGCCGCGTACACCCATCACGTGCGCCCGCGTGTGCTTTCCGCCGTCGATTTCCATCTCGCGTCCGTCGCGCGTCTGGGCTGGCCGGCCGAGACCGCAGCGCCCAGGCTCCATCTGGAAGAGTCCGCCCGCGTAGAGGCGCGGCAGGCTCTGGCGGCGCTCGGAATCCCCGCGGCGTCATCCGCGCTGGGTCTCCACCCTGGGGCGCGCTGGCCGACGCGTCGCTGGGACCCCCGGCGCTTCGCGGCGCTGGGTCGCCGCTTTCTCGACCAGCAGCCGGCGGGAGTGGTTTTGGTCACCGGGACGGCCGAGGAAAGCCCCCTGGTGGAACAGGTGCGCGAAGAGCTTCCGCGCGGGCGGGCGTTCTCGATCGTGGGCTGGCCGCTCGCGCGCTTCGTCGCCATGCAGTCCCTGTGCGCGGCGTTCGTCTGCGGCGATACCGGGCCGGTTCACACCGCCGCGTCCGCCGGGGTCCCGACCCTGGGGCTCATGTCGCGCAATCGGCCGGCGATGTTCTTTCCGTACCGGGAGTCCGACGGACACCGCGCCTTCTATGTCCGCGCCGAGTGCAGCCCTTGCCACCGGGACGTCTGCCCGGACCTGCGGTGCCTCGACCGCCTGACGGTCGAAGCGGCCTGGGCCCTCCTATCGGGTATGCTGGCCAGGCGCTGAGCCTTCTTCGCCGGGAACCACGGATATGGCCGAACCCATCATCACCTTCCTCTCCGATTTCGGCTCGAGCGACTGGTTCGTGGCGGTGGTGCACGGCGTCCTCCACACCATCCACCCCACCGCGCACGTCGTCGATCTCTCACACGCGGTGCCGCCGGGGATGGTGGCGCGCGCGGCGTTCGTCCTCGAGGCCGCGGCGCCCGACTTCCCCCCGGGCACCGTGCATCTCGTGGTCGTCGATCCAGGAGTCGGCACGACGCGAAGGGCGCTCGGTGTGAGCGCCCGGGGGCAGCACTTCGTGGGTCCGGACAACGGCGTCCTGGAGTGGGCGCTGGCCGACCCCGACGCGAAGGCGCACGAGCTCAACGTGAACCGCTTCTTCCGGCAACCGGTGAGCCGCACCTTTCACGGACGCGACGTGTTCGCCCCGGTGGCGGCCCATCTGGCCGCGGGCGTTCCGCTGGAGCAGATGGGACCCCGGGCAGACGCCCCGGTGAGGCTTTCATCCAACGGCCCGACCCATCGCGCGGGCGAGATCGTTGGCCATGTGGTGTTCGTCGATCGCTTCGGCAACCTGCTCACCAACGTCACCGAGCAGGACATGAGCGACGGTTTTCCGACGGTGCCCCAGAACCGCATCCACGTGCTGGCCCTGGGCCGGGTGATCCGCGGACTCTCACGCTCCTATGGAGAGGCCCCGGTCGGAACCATCCTCGCGCTGATCGGGTCGAGCGGACGCCTGGAGATCGCCCAGGTCGGCGGAGATGCCTCGGAGCGTCTGGGCCTCGGCGAGGGCGACCAGGTGAGGGTCCGCGCCGGCTGAAATGAAAACGTGGGTGGCGCCAGCGCCACCCACGTCTCCCAAGCTCTCTTCTCTTACGGTCGGTTCTTCGACCCTCCGCCGACGCCAGCGGTCGCCGGGGTCTTGCGATTCCCGGGCTTCACGGCCTTGTCGCCGCTCGGGTCCAGGTTGCCGGCGAGCAGCTTGGAGGCCTGCGGGAAGAGCTCGAGCGCCGCGTTCAGCTGCGGGTCGTCCTCGATCAGGATCTTGTAGCGCTCCAGCGAGCCGAATGTGGCGCTCGCCAGCTCCGCGCGGATCTGCTGGAGCATGAACGGCCGACTCTTGACCCACACCGAGTCCACCGCGACCTTGCGGTTGTCCATGATCTTCCGCAGCTGCGCCCATTGGGCGTCCGTCAGCTTGAAGTTCTTGCCGAACGACTCGGCCGTCCACTTGGTGTTCCTGTTCTGGGCGAGATATCCGGTCGCCCACTCGAAGAACACGCGCTTCTGGATCATGTCGGCCTCGACTCGCGTCAGGTTCTCGCGATCCGAGATGACGTTGTCCGGAAGGATGCCGCCGCCGCCGTAGACCTGCCGGCCAGCCGCCGTCTTGAACTTCGGGCGGGCCGCCAGCTCGGAATCGCTCGGGGCGTCCTCGCGGTAGGCCTCGAGCGCGTACTCGCTCTGGTCCGCCGCCTTGCTGAAGTCGCGCTGAATGAGCCGGCCACTCGGCGTGTAGTACTTGGCGATCGTGAGCAGAAGCTTCGACCCGTCGTTCAGGTTGAGCTGGTTCTGCACCAGTCCCTTGCCGAACGAGTTGGTGCCGGCGACCAGTCCGCGATCCAGGTCCTGAACCGCGCCCGCCACGATCTCGGAGGCCGAGGCGCTGCCGTGATCGATCAGCACCACCAGCGGACCGGCCATCTGCTTCTGGCGGTCGGTGGTGTAGTAGTCGGCGTTGGCCGACGCGATCCGGCCGCGCGTGTAGACCACCTTCTTGTTCTCGGGAATGAGCTGGTCGAGCACGTCGACCGCCTGCGACAGCAGCCCGCCCGAGTTGGCGCGCAGGTCGAGCAGCAGCGACTTCATGCCCTGCGCGCGCAGCTTGCCGAGCGCCGTCTCGAGCTCGTCGCCCGTGGTCTGCGAGAAGCGGATCACGCGCACGTAGCCGACGCCGGGGCGAACCATGTACGCGTAAGGGATGCTCTCGATCGGGATCTTGGCCCGGTCGATGTTGTAGCGGTGGACCTCCTCGCCTTCACGCTCGATGGCGATCTGGACCTGGCTCCCCGACGGGCCGCGCAGCGCCTTGAAGACGTCCTCGTTCGTGACCGTCTTGGGCACCGGCTTGCCGTCGATCTCGACGATCCGGTCGCCGGCGCGAATTCCAAGGCGGAACGAGGGCGTGCCCTCGAGCGGCGAGATCACGGTGATGACCCCGTCGCGTATCTCGAATTGGATTCCTATCCCCGAATAGTCGCCTCGGAACTCCTCGTCCATTCGCTGAGCGCGCTGCGGCGGCAGGAAGACCGTATGAGGATCGAGCGTCTTGAGCATCCCGTCGATCGCACCCTGGATCAGCTTCTGATTTTCCGGTGGCTCGACATAGTGGTTCTGCACCAGGTAGAGCACCTGGGTGAACAGGTCGAGCTGGCTCCGCAGGTCGTCGGTGGCCATGAGGCCCCGGGCCAGACCGAAGCCGAGCAGCAGAGACAGCGCCATGGCCGCCAGGAAGGGGCCAACCGATTTTCGACGTGCAGGCATGTTGGAAGTCCGATCCATGATGTTCATCGCGTGAAGCTGCGAGCGCTCAGACGCCCCAGCCGATCCGCGGCCGCGTCGAGTGTCTCGCGACGCCGCGCAAAGTGAAAGCGGAGGCGCTGGCGGCCGGCCGCGGGATCGGAATAGAAGCTCGACCCGGGAACCGCGGCCACCCCGCCGTCTTCGACAAGGTACCGTGCAAACGTTACGTCATCCGAGAAGCCGAACGCGCTGATGTCCGTCATCACGTAGTACGCCCCTCGCGGCACAAACGTCCTGAACCCGGCGGCTTGGAGGGCGGGGAGCAGAACGTCCCTGCGCTCCTCGTACGCCTGGGCCAGGCCCACGTAGTACGAATCAGGCAAGGACAAAGCCATTGCCGCCGCCTCCTGAAGGGGGGCCGGGGCGCCAACCGTCAGGAAGTCGTGAACTTTTCGGATGGCGGACGTGATCGGGGGTGGCGCCAGGCAGTAGCCAATCCGCCACCCGGTCACTCCATAGGTCTTGGAAACCCCGCTGATCGTCACCGTCCGCTCCTTCATCCCCTCGAGCCCGGCCAGGCTCACGTGCTTCGCATCTCCATAGAGGATGTGCTCGTAGATCTCGTCGGTCACCGCCACCACGTCCCACTTGCGGCAGAGCGCCGCGACCAGGTCGAGCTCATCCCGACTGAACACCTTTCCGGTGGGGTTGTTGGGTGTATTGATGACGATCGCCTTCGTGCGGTTGCCGAACGCAGCCGCCAGCTCGTCGGGATCGAAGCTCCAGTCGGGCTCCCTGAGCCGGACGAACCGCGGCGTTGCGCCGCAAAGGATCGCGTCGGGCCCGTAATTCTCGTAGAAGGGCTCGAAAACGATGACCTCTTCGCCGGGATTCACGAGGGCGAGCAGCGTCGCGACCATGCTTTCGGTGGAGCCGCAGCATACCGTCATCTCGGTCTCGGGATCGAACCTCAGGCCGGTAAAATGCTCGGTCTTGGCCCCGATCGCGTCCCGCAGGCTCTTGGCGCCCCAGGTGATGGCGTACTGGTTGACGTCTTCCTGTACGGCTCGGGACGCCGCGTCCTTGATGGCCGGCAAGGCAGGGAAGTCGGGAAAGCCCTGAGCCAAATTCACGCCTTGGTGACGTTGGCAGAGCCGCGTCATCTCGCGGATGACCGACTCCGTGAAGCGCGTGCTGCGCTCGCTGACCATGGGGCTCATGAGGGCGCCTAGTTTAGCGGCTCTCCCCCGGCGGCCCAACGGGCGAAATGCACTTCAGCCGTTTGACTTCGAGGCATCGCTCGGAAACCATGCGGCTCATGGACGGCCAGCGCGGCATCGCGCGGCGCATGGTGGTCGGCCTGCCGGCCGAGGGACTGTCGCGCGTCTGGGAAAAGGATTTCGCCGCCTACGCGCCCGCCGGCGTCATCCTCTTCCGCCGGGACTTCCCGGATCTCGAATCCCTGCGCACTCTCACCCAGCGGCTGCGCGAGCTGGCCCGACCGCGCCGGATCTTCATCGCGGTGGACGAAGAGGGCGGCTTCGTCTCGCAGCTCGCCGGACTGCTCGTCGTCCCGCCCAACGCGGCGCTGCTGGCGCGCGGCGCCGAGGGCGATGACCTGGAATGGACGGCGCGCGTCACCGGCGAGCGCCTTCGCGCCCTGGGGATCGACTGGGTGTACGCGCCGGTCGCCGACATCCATTCACAGCCGGCGAATCCGGTGATCGGGCCGCGCGCGTTCGGGACCGACGAGGGCTCGGTGTCGCGCGCCGTCGCCTCGATGCTCGCGGGCTATCGCGCGGCCGGCATCGCGTCGTGTCTCAAACACTTTCCGGGGCATGGCGACACCGTGCTCGACTCGCACCACGCACTCCCGCGCTGCGACGCGGACATGGGCCGGCTCGAAGCGCGCGAGCTCGCGCCGTTCCGTGCCCACCTCGATGCGCCGGCGATCATGACGGCCCATGTCGTCTACCCGGCGCTCGATCCCGGGCAGCCCGCGACATTTTCGTCCGCGGTGGTCGAGGGACTCCTGCGGCGGCGGCTCGGCTATCGCGGGCTGGTCACCACCGACGCGCTCGAGATGAGGGGCGCGACACAGGCCGGCGGTGCGGCGGAAGTGGGGCGCCGGGCGCTCGACGCCGGATGTGATCTCCTGCTCTACGCGTTTCATCACGAGGATGTGCGACGCGCCCGCTACGAGCTCGGCAAGCAGCTCGTGGACGGAGCCCTCGATCACGCCCGCTTCGACGATGCTCGGCCGCGGCTCGCCGAATTCGACCGGCGGCATCCCGAGCCCGGTGAGCGCGACATCCTTCGTCCGCTCTCCGAGCTGACGCCGCATGACTGGGAAGCACGGCTCGAGCGGATCGTGGAGCGTGGGCTGATCGTGCGC belongs to Candidatus Eisenbacteria bacterium and includes:
- a CDS encoding glycoside hydrolase family 3 N-terminal domain-containing protein; the protein is MRLMDGQRGIARRMVVGLPAEGLSRVWEKDFAAYAPAGVILFRRDFPDLESLRTLTQRLRELARPRRIFIAVDEEGGFVSQLAGLLVVPPNAALLARGAEGDDLEWTARVTGERLRALGIDWVYAPVADIHSQPANPVIGPRAFGTDEGSVSRAVASMLAGYRAAGIASCLKHFPGHGDTVLDSHHALPRCDADMGRLEARELAPFRAHLDAPAIMTAHVVYPALDPGQPATFSSAVVEGLLRRRLGYRGLVTTDALEMRGATQAGGAAEVGRRALDAGCDLLLYAFHHEDVRRARYELGKQLVDGALDHARFDDARPRLAEFDRRHPEPGERDILRPLSELTPHDWEARLERIVERGLIVRGEIPPAAAAGPWRIREPELPHGSSLRDELATHGIRANGESPSLEVVAVMSRKPLEDAEIERLRATARATSTALIGLQNDAFLDLVPEAALRISASDATPLTRRVVARALASAARATTRA
- a CDS encoding SAM-dependent chlorinase/fluorinase, whose amino-acid sequence is MAEPIITFLSDFGSSDWFVAVVHGVLHTIHPTAHVVDLSHAVPPGMVARAAFVLEAAAPDFPPGTVHLVVVDPGVGTTRRALGVSARGQHFVGPDNGVLEWALADPDAKAHELNVNRFFRQPVSRTFHGRDVFAPVAAHLAAGVPLEQMGPRADAPVRLSSNGPTHRAGEIVGHVVFVDRFGNLLTNVTEQDMSDGFPTVPQNRIHVLALGRVIRGLSRSYGEAPVGTILALIGSSGRLEIAQVGGDASERLGLGEGDQVRVRAG
- a CDS encoding glycosyltransferase family 9 protein, with the protein product MRPRFIGDICLTLPTLDAVRRACPSARIGYLVEEACAPLLSSDPRIDDLIVSRRHGGAWDVVAAIHRLRPQLVLDLFCNPRTAIWTALSGATIRVGYPGKGWRSAAYTHHVRPRVLSAVDFHLASVARLGWPAETAAPRLHLEESARVEARQALAALGIPAASSALGLHPGARWPTRRWDPRRFAALGRRFLDQQPAGVVLVTGTAEESPLVEQVREELPRGRAFSIVGWPLARFVAMQSLCAAFVCGDTGPVHTAASAGVPTLGLMSRNRPAMFFPYRESDGHRAFYVRAECSPCHRDVCPDLRCLDRLTVEAAWALLSGMLARR
- a CDS encoding HYR domain-containing protein; this translates as MRPRIRVSGWLSTLLIACCCCIALPVAAFAASVSTHKAVYVPGERVVIHGQGWRSGESVSLAVTPGDASTLQATADANGEFTNSQYTAEAEQVGQEVTLTATGTASGSATTIFANAAANLDQGGNEEADNPTNPVDWVNGNLNPENSHFVEGNSIPYRMVMTNLTNGSHELIIGWDTKDGNLAALDYLTHYQRLQPHNQFVPAHSAETVDPLLGLGGGFGAPSTYAIDPPSTAGTPVAGMPASSFNALPANERVLTIWNGTITGAVYTSQDPLNLAHAQSEMKITFTSTAPTVVIAWGGHIGVVEEWNGLAHPGGSPYHMRNVSLDGQGGNQDRSLKADAVFSCEIAGPTPCVGTTNQYCVTTNIGGTKTYAWEFTANTSGASFVGATNGACVDVNAGNTAGYYSLKVTVTGADGGITCEHTFTVNGGPTCSITGPDGPVCPSSTQEFCGPPGLASYSWSVTGATIQGAANGQCVTIVAPTGCNTSYTVNLTVADATACPSTCSKTVNVSDTTLPVIAGVGPGGTIECPATPAFSEPTASDNCGAASLDYVDVRTNGDCPAEYSVTRTWTATDACGNQATASQTIDVVDTTAPVISNVPADATVECSSIPPPPENVVASDACDANVPIELLAESITILDSSPSATACTYEINRTWKATDDCGNAATASQKLTVHDTTAPTVVSCPADETIECPATPSFGTPQFADNCDAELTITFNDVETPSQTCPNAKDVTRTWTAKDNCDLSVTCSQTIHIVDTTAPVLTCPGNITVGECQNTVTYTGSGEDACGGQVAIVFDPPSGTVFGVGTTTVTMTGTDVCGNSSTCEFTVTVTGSPVAAITGEDAVCDGQTAELCGPDGNFSWAWTGPGSFSADTRCINVGVAGTYNLVVTDLGNGCTANGSHELTVNPNPVCSITGPAETCEGTSVELCGPDGNYGYAWNGPGGFTADTRCITVSAAGDYSLVVTDLATKCESASCSHTLATTPCVANCPRTAGFWAAQCDQAPTGQTKFDLAAMTAITSCVDDKVGIFNWAAGQDFSRFCATVGTGGQMDQRRQAKRQFSAFLAN
- a CDS encoding S41 family peptidase, which produces MPARRKSVGPFLAAMALSLLLGFGLARGLMATDDLRSQLDLFTQVLYLVQNHYVEPPENQKLIQGAIDGMLKTLDPHTVFLPPQRAQRMDEEFRGDYSGIGIQFEIRDGVITVISPLEGTPSFRLGIRAGDRIVEIDGKPVPKTVTNEDVFKALRGPSGSQVQIAIEREGEEVHRYNIDRAKIPIESIPYAYMVRPGVGYVRVIRFSQTTGDELETALGKLRAQGMKSLLLDLRANSGGLLSQAVDVLDQLIPENKKVVYTRGRIASANADYYTTDRQKQMAGPLVVLIDHGSASASEIVAGAVQDLDRGLVAGTNSFGKGLVQNQLNLNDGSKLLLTIAKYYTPSGRLIQRDFSKAADQSEYALEAYREDAPSDSELAARPKFKTAAGRQVYGGGGILPDNVISDRENLTRVEADMIQKRVFFEWATGYLAQNRNTKWTAESFGKNFKLTDAQWAQLRKIMDNRKVAVDSVWVKSRPFMLQQIRAELASATFGSLERYKILIEDDPQLNAALELFPQASKLLAGNLDPSGDKAVKPGNRKTPATAGVGGGSKNRP
- a CDS encoding aminotransferase class I/II-fold pyridoxal phosphate-dependent enzyme, translating into MPDRSRKGPPPAQGVRTRAVHGEKKRQTGPASTPIVHSVTFGFDSLDAMNAEQSKGPAGAFYQRHGHPTLRAVEERLAGLEGAEMGLLFSSGMAAIAAVFLTHLEAGDHVIALHQCYGGTHDLLSWGARRFGWSVSLVDARKPEEWDTAFQPRTRIFHVESPTNPTLMIVDLERAADLAHRHEARLTVDNTFASPFGQRPFRHGADLVLYSATKSIGGHSDLLAGVALGPKKTMEPIWRTRKIFGAVPDPGVAWQIERSLKTLALRVQAANANALELARRLAGHPAVRTVFYPGLAPHPGHDIAKRQMEMGFGPVLAIDLAGGAEAATATMGALGLITHAPSLGSVDSLASLPAHTSHIQLGPEGRARAGIPEGLIRLSIGIEDVEDLWADLQQALARAVPLAAGSPSGGRPGSR
- a CDS encoding aminotransferase class I/II-fold pyridoxal phosphate-dependent enzyme, which produces MSPMVSERSTRFTESVIREMTRLCQRHQGVNLAQGFPDFPALPAIKDAASRAVQEDVNQYAITWGAKSLRDAIGAKTEHFTGLRFDPETEMTVCCGSTESMVATLLALVNPGEEVIVFEPFYENYGPDAILCGATPRFVRLREPDWSFDPDELAAAFGNRTKAIVINTPNNPTGKVFSRDELDLVAALCRKWDVVAVTDEIYEHILYGDAKHVSLAGLEGMKERTVTISGVSKTYGVTGWRIGYCLAPPPITSAIRKVHDFLTVGAPAPLQEAAAMALSLPDSYYVGLAQAYEERRDVLLPALQAAGFRTFVPRGAYYVMTDISAFGFSDDVTFARYLVEDGGVAAVPGSSFYSDPAAGRQRLRFHFARRRETLDAAADRLGRLSARSFTR